Proteins encoded within one genomic window of Nitrospina gracilis 3/211:
- a CDS encoding response regulator: MTPVETRRPTVLLIDDSLDYLKLMVEVLKNDYEIQVAVDGKQGLRLAQSHRPPDLILLDIMMPEMNGYEVCRRLKTHPVSKNIPVIFLSALHELKDVAKGFEVGALDYITKPISIPIVQARIRTHLKLHQQSRILENLLRELSGKRSRYGKEYSAATAG, from the coding sequence ATGACTCCTGTAGAAACCAGACGGCCCACAGTATTGTTGATTGATGATTCGTTGGATTATTTGAAGCTCATGGTTGAGGTTTTGAAGAATGACTACGAAATTCAAGTCGCTGTCGACGGCAAGCAGGGGCTCCGGCTCGCCCAGTCGCACCGGCCTCCGGATTTGATTCTGTTGGACATCATGATGCCGGAGATGAATGGGTATGAAGTGTGCCGCCGTCTTAAAACGCACCCGGTTTCTAAAAATATTCCGGTGATCTTTCTGTCTGCACTGCACGAACTCAAGGATGTGGCCAAGGGGTTCGAGGTCGGGGCCCTGGACTACATCACCAAGCCGATCAGCATTCCCATCGTTCAGGCTCGTATCAGGACCCATCTGAAACTTCACCAGCAGTCCCGCATTCTGGAGAACCTGCTTCGGGAGTTATCCGGGAAGCGGTCGAGGTACGGAAAAGAATATTCTGCCGCGACAGCGGGTTGA
- a CDS encoding response regulator codes for MNSAARGKIHVLIADDHGIVRKGLIQVLSKMEDMIVCGEAENGNEVLELVKNVKTDVVVMDIDMPEKSGWETLVQLKSQTPELPIIILSIYSEDHYALRFLRAGASGYLTKSSAPELLVDALRKVSAGGKYISPSLAEKLAFNLDGSSDKPPHETLTDREFQVFCQIAAGKKLKEIADELALGITTVSTHRGNILAKMGMKNNADIIQYALKNGII; via the coding sequence ATGAATAGTGCTGCTCGTGGAAAAATCCATGTTCTCATTGCAGACGACCATGGCATCGTCCGGAAAGGATTGATCCAGGTTTTGTCTAAAATGGAGGATATGATCGTGTGTGGGGAAGCGGAAAACGGGAACGAAGTTCTCGAATTGGTTAAAAATGTCAAAACCGATGTGGTGGTGATGGACATTGACATGCCGGAGAAAAGCGGTTGGGAAACCCTGGTTCAGCTGAAAAGCCAGACTCCGGAACTGCCCATCATCATTTTGAGCATTTATTCGGAGGATCACTATGCGCTCCGCTTCCTGCGCGCCGGCGCCTCCGGGTACCTGACCAAATCCAGTGCGCCGGAACTGCTGGTGGATGCCCTGCGCAAGGTCTCTGCCGGGGGCAAATACATCAGCCCCAGCCTGGCGGAAAAACTGGCTTTCAACCTGGACGGCAGCTCGGACAAACCCCCCCATGAGACTTTAACGGATCGGGAGTTCCAGGTATTTTGCCAGATTGCGGCGGGAAAGAAATTAAAGGAAATCGCCGATGAACTGGCGCTGGGGATCACCACCGTCAGCACCCACCGGGGAAACATCCTGGCGAAAATGGGAATGAAGAATAACGCGGATATCATCCAGTACGCCTTGAAAAACGGGATCATTTAA
- a CDS encoding CHASE sensor domain-containing protein → MKTFGDLSIKSKLILILLTMTLITFALCSSIFLYNDLKLFRKSLVRNLDILAQTVGANSRAAVYFEDPNAAENILSSLKVDPQIMYAVLYDADGDSFVTYRLDENVKISPPSFPVDQEGQASYNNSLELIRPIMLNDKVIGRIYLKAHLKEYEEVLSNYIFLIGGILFVTVLVSVAIAFKLQSIISNPILSLANTTLQISQEPNYSLRVKHQNQDELGMLFNGFNEMVSQIEKRESALSAANRQLTNEMLERQRSEEALRDSEERLKLALEAITDGVWDWDVTTGEVFFSPGCYSMLGYEPDGFAANIESFRSLLHPEDVELAVGATNAHMEGKTPLYEYESRLITKSGYLLWTLVRGKIVARDKEGNPTRIVGTFRDITERKKNEEALKVSREQIRKLYSHAQNLLEEERKRIAREVHDELGQTLTALKIDLTNVNSDLPPDQRPIKNKIKEMSHLVDRTIETVQRITTELRPQILDIFGINEAIEWQATEFQKRTGIYCEMIIENNLTDLNKDCATSIYRIFQETLTNVARHSEATKIQVHLFNEGNQLVLRVEDNGAGITKNQMADPKSFGLIGIQERALHWGGEAVISGEEGKGTIVHVTIPIYHYE, encoded by the coding sequence ATGAAAACTTTTGGTGATCTTTCCATAAAAAGCAAGCTGATCCTGATCCTGCTTACCATGACGCTGATTACCTTCGCCCTGTGCAGTTCCATCTTCCTCTATAACGACCTGAAGCTGTTTCGCAAGAGCCTGGTAAGGAACCTGGATATCCTGGCGCAGACCGTGGGTGCGAACAGCCGCGCCGCGGTTTATTTCGAAGACCCTAATGCCGCGGAAAATATTCTTTCTTCCCTGAAGGTCGATCCTCAAATTATGTACGCGGTTTTGTACGATGCAGATGGGGATTCTTTCGTCACCTACCGGCTGGATGAAAACGTCAAAATCTCTCCCCCCTCTTTTCCGGTCGATCAGGAAGGACAGGCATCGTATAACAACAGCCTGGAGCTGATCCGGCCGATCATGCTGAATGACAAAGTCATAGGCAGGATTTACCTGAAGGCTCACCTGAAGGAATATGAAGAAGTCCTGTCCAACTACATTTTTCTGATTGGGGGCATTCTTTTCGTCACCGTTCTGGTATCGGTGGCCATCGCATTCAAACTTCAAAGCATCATTTCCAATCCCATTCTTTCCCTGGCGAACACAACCCTGCAGATTTCACAGGAACCCAATTATTCTTTGAGGGTCAAGCACCAAAACCAGGACGAGCTGGGAATGCTGTTCAATGGTTTTAACGAAATGGTGTCGCAAATTGAAAAGCGGGAGTCCGCGCTCTCCGCCGCCAACCGGCAATTGACAAACGAGATGCTGGAACGCCAGCGTTCCGAGGAGGCGTTGCGGGACAGTGAAGAGCGGCTCAAGCTGGCACTGGAGGCCATTACCGACGGTGTGTGGGACTGGGATGTGACCACCGGAGAGGTGTTCTTCAGTCCGGGGTGTTATTCCATGCTGGGTTATGAACCCGATGGGTTTGCTGCCAACATTGAATCTTTTCGCAGTCTCCTTCATCCGGAGGACGTGGAGCTGGCTGTCGGCGCGACCAACGCTCATATGGAAGGCAAAACGCCTCTCTACGAGTACGAGAGTCGTTTGATTACGAAGTCGGGCTACCTTTTATGGACCCTGGTGCGGGGAAAAATCGTGGCCAGGGACAAGGAAGGAAATCCCACCCGGATTGTGGGCACGTTCCGGGACATTACCGAACGGAAGAAAAATGAAGAAGCCCTCAAGGTGTCACGCGAGCAGATTCGAAAGCTGTACTCGCATGCGCAGAACCTGCTGGAGGAGGAGCGCAAACGGATCGCGAGGGAAGTGCATGATGAACTGGGTCAGACTTTGACCGCATTGAAAATCGACCTGACGAATGTCAACAGCGACCTTCCGCCGGACCAGAGGCCTATCAAGAACAAAATTAAGGAAATGTCCCATCTGGTCGATAGAACCATTGAAACGGTTCAACGCATCACCACGGAACTCAGACCCCAGATCCTGGATATTTTCGGCATCAACGAGGCCATTGAATGGCAGGCGACGGAGTTTCAGAAGCGGACCGGTATATACTGTGAAATGATCATCGAGAACAACCTGACCGATTTGAACAAGGACTGCGCGACGTCCATATACCGTATTTTCCAGGAAACGCTGACCAATGTCGCGCGGCATTCGGAAGCAACCAAAATCCAGGTCCATTTGTTCAATGAGGGCAACCAGCTTGTGCTGAGAGTCGAAGACAACGGGGCGGGGATCACGAAAAACCAGATGGCCGACCCGAAATCATTTGGGTTGATCGGAATTCAGGAACGCGCCCTCCATTGGGGAGGCGAGGCGGTAATCAGCGGAGAAGAGGGAAAGGGCACGATCGTGCATGTTACAATCCCGATATACCATTATGAATAG
- a CDS encoding YfiR family protein, with product MFLHKTPNAYSEEAVPREYLLKTSIILKFFEFIQWPEEKMIHNSEPQFVLCVVGSNPFGSLFDLAQKEGVFRNKLIVKIFSSGSHLDSCHMVYIGKSEDNNLEEMLHRTKGMPILFIGDTPGFSRRGVGINFVILNNKIRFKINRSAVEDRNIKISSELLNLAILVDE from the coding sequence GTGTTTTTACATAAAACACCCAATGCCTACAGCGAGGAGGCCGTCCCGCGTGAATACCTCCTGAAGACCAGTATCATCTTGAAGTTTTTCGAATTCATCCAGTGGCCGGAAGAAAAAATGATCCACAACAGTGAACCCCAGTTTGTCCTGTGCGTGGTGGGCAGCAACCCTTTCGGGAGCCTGTTCGATCTGGCTCAGAAGGAAGGGGTTTTTCGGAACAAGCTAATCGTAAAAATATTTTCCTCCGGCTCGCATTTGGACTCCTGTCACATGGTTTATATCGGTAAATCGGAGGATAATAATCTGGAAGAGATGCTTCATCGCACAAAGGGTATGCCCATCCTGTTTATCGGAGACACCCCGGGTTTTTCCCGGCGCGGCGTGGGAATCAATTTTGTGATCCTAAATAACAAGATCCGGTTTAAAATCAACCGAAGTGCCGTGGAAGACAGAAATATCAAGATCAGTTCGGAACTTCTAAACCTGGCCATCCTGGTCGATGAGTGA
- a CDS encoding TonB-dependent receptor plug domain-containing protein, with protein sequence MDLQQLMQTEVVVTSVSKRPQKLHETASAIYVVTQEDIRRTGAVNIMEALRIVPGVQVSKINQNRYAISIRGFNRRLGSDKLLVLMDGRTLYSPSAAGVFWIGQDTMLEDIDRIEVIRGPGAALWGSNAVAGVINIITKSAHDTDGLLVSGGTGTEEKGFGSVRYAGEYKEGLNYRAYARYRDRDEGLRPDGNTGIDDKQMYIGGFRTDWQVNPENHLTFQGDHYSLDAGLDFNSRFVSLSQGNAPFQGTTTQRGSNFLARWDRYLEDASAFKVQAYYDRLLRKADGVPFDNVVEQADLEFQYDFLTEFWSKTHNVSWGLNYRYTRFNFDRTEILHLPDRDTNLFGFFIHDEISLVPDTWSLITGIKIEHNEFSGFEFQPSIRTVWTPNSRHTLWSAVSRAVRIPTVTEATAEVNRALIPGAPPLLLRERNQDNLDAEELIAYEIGYRYKPIKELNFDATAYYFDYDKIIEFTTGPVFFEAAPPPPHLVLPFKSDNSLKGEVFGFELAAQWQPLSNWRIAGSYTFTKIDLKPLLANVFNPGAFNSEGDLDAEGEPEHIFNIRSYLNLPHNFEFDSFLYYVSRNSSRRIPAYTRVDLRLGWKPVDDLELSLVAQNLQDNAHPELTELLEASTETQRSFYFKVTMNFD encoded by the coding sequence ATGGATCTCCAGCAACTCATGCAGACGGAAGTGGTGGTGACTTCCGTAAGCAAGCGGCCTCAGAAACTTCACGAAACCGCCTCGGCGATCTATGTTGTCACACAAGAGGATATCCGGAGGACCGGTGCGGTGAACATCATGGAAGCGTTGCGCATCGTCCCGGGTGTTCAGGTATCAAAGATCAACCAGAACCGCTACGCCATTTCCATCCGGGGATTCAACCGCAGGCTGGGTTCGGACAAATTACTGGTCCTCATGGATGGCCGCACCCTGTACAGCCCCTCCGCCGCCGGTGTGTTCTGGATTGGTCAGGATACGATGCTGGAGGACATCGACCGCATTGAAGTGATCCGCGGACCTGGAGCGGCCCTGTGGGGGTCCAATGCCGTGGCGGGGGTGATCAACATCATAACCAAATCCGCTCACGACACCGACGGGCTTCTGGTGTCTGGTGGCACGGGTACGGAAGAAAAAGGGTTCGGTTCCGTTCGATATGCGGGTGAGTATAAGGAAGGATTGAATTACCGGGCGTACGCAAGGTACCGGGACCGGGACGAGGGATTGAGGCCGGATGGCAACACCGGCATCGACGATAAGCAAATGTATATAGGCGGGTTCCGTACGGACTGGCAGGTGAACCCGGAAAATCACCTGACTTTTCAGGGAGACCACTACAGTCTGGATGCCGGCCTGGATTTCAACAGCCGGTTCGTGTCCCTTTCCCAGGGGAATGCGCCTTTCCAGGGAACCACGACACAAAGGGGGTCCAACTTCCTGGCGCGCTGGGACCGGTACCTGGAAGACGCTTCTGCCTTCAAGGTGCAGGCCTATTACGACCGCCTGTTGCGAAAGGCCGATGGGGTTCCTTTTGACAACGTGGTCGAGCAGGCGGACCTGGAATTCCAGTACGATTTTCTAACCGAGTTCTGGAGCAAGACCCACAATGTTTCGTGGGGACTCAACTACCGTTACACGCGGTTCAACTTCGACCGCACCGAGATCCTCCACCTTCCGGACCGGGACACCAACCTGTTCGGCTTTTTCATCCATGATGAAATTTCGCTTGTGCCCGACACCTGGAGTCTGATTACAGGCATCAAGATCGAGCACAATGAATTTTCCGGTTTTGAATTTCAGCCGAGTATCCGCACGGTGTGGACTCCGAACTCGCGGCACACCCTGTGGTCGGCAGTTTCACGCGCCGTAAGGATACCGACGGTCACGGAGGCGACGGCGGAGGTCAACCGCGCATTGATCCCGGGTGCTCCGCCCCTGCTCCTCCGTGAGCGCAACCAGGACAATCTGGACGCGGAGGAACTGATCGCCTATGAGATCGGATACCGGTACAAGCCGATAAAGGAATTGAATTTCGATGCCACGGCTTACTATTTCGATTATGACAAAATAATCGAGTTCACCACCGGCCCGGTGTTTTTCGAGGCCGCCCCGCCTCCACCGCATCTGGTTTTGCCCTTCAAAAGCGACAATTCCCTGAAGGGGGAAGTCTTTGGTTTTGAGCTGGCCGCCCAATGGCAGCCACTTTCCAACTGGCGCATTGCGGGAAGCTACACGTTCACCAAGATCGACCTCAAGCCGCTCCTGGCCAACGTGTTCAACCCGGGAGCTTTCAACAGCGAGGGGGACCTGGACGCGGAAGGCGAGCCCGAACACATTTTCAACATCCGCTCCTACCTGAACCTTCCGCACAATTTTGAGTTCGATTCCTTCCTCTATTACGTATCCAGAAACTCCTCCCGAAGAATACCAGCCTACACACGGGTCGATTTGCGCTTGGGATGGAAACCCGTGGATGACCTGGAATTGTCCCTCGTGGCCCAAAACCTTCAGGACAATGCCCATCCTGAATTGACGGAACTGCTGGAAGCCTCTACAGAAACCCAGAGAAGCTTCTATTTTAAAGTCACCATGAATTTTGATTAG
- a CDS encoding TOMM precursor leader peptide-binding protein, with protein sequence MELEDGRLQFCGAEFNYALRNDLLVEAFHTIHPLLDGNHRVDEIADAGGTDILPTTIIFLLKILRAHGLLQQSLAPSLVSTQTEAPPQRNSEIQFISHFVSDAPGSLDQLQHSRIGVVGAKSLKDCVESSLLSIGIDQVVKIGISSTDPESKTLQSRALMNFLKGVDFLIACQDAPAYSFFEIINSACLEVRKPWLHLAIEGTKALMGPTFIPHQSACYVCYDKRMASNVPDLEIHVAYQKQLAVQPHSGNEGVFQPLWSTLAAQAAMEVSRNLSGFAPPATIGRFYEIPSTSPVTVGHDVLRLPRCPACKPNRPRHEAWDSTSPAKENGNH encoded by the coding sequence ATGGAACTGGAAGACGGTCGTCTTCAGTTTTGCGGAGCGGAATTCAATTACGCTCTGCGGAATGATCTGCTGGTTGAAGCGTTCCACACCATTCATCCCCTGCTGGATGGCAATCATCGGGTAGATGAAATCGCAGATGCCGGGGGCACGGACATCCTGCCCACTACGATCATCTTTCTCCTTAAAATCCTGAGGGCGCATGGCTTGTTACAACAGAGCCTTGCGCCCTCTTTGGTTTCAACCCAAACAGAAGCGCCTCCTCAAAGAAACAGCGAAATCCAATTCATTTCCCATTTTGTATCCGATGCACCCGGTTCATTGGACCAGTTGCAGCATTCGCGAATTGGGGTGGTTGGAGCCAAATCGCTGAAAGACTGCGTCGAAAGCTCCCTGCTTTCCATCGGAATCGACCAGGTCGTCAAAATCGGAATTTCCTCCACAGATCCGGAGTCCAAAACCCTGCAATCGCGTGCGCTGATGAACTTTCTCAAAGGCGTGGACTTTCTCATCGCCTGCCAGGATGCACCGGCTTATTCTTTTTTCGAAATCATCAATTCCGCCTGCCTGGAAGTCCGAAAACCCTGGCTGCACCTCGCGATTGAAGGCACGAAGGCATTGATGGGCCCCACGTTCATTCCGCACCAGTCGGCCTGTTATGTGTGCTATGACAAGCGCATGGCTTCCAATGTGCCGGACCTGGAAATACACGTCGCTTACCAAAAACAACTGGCCGTCCAGCCGCATTCCGGCAACGAAGGTGTGTTTCAGCCTTTGTGGTCCACCCTGGCCGCCCAGGCCGCGATGGAGGTGAGCCGCAACCTGTCCGGGTTTGCCCCGCCCGCAACCATCGGCCGGTTTTATGAAATCCCCTCCACCTCGCCGGTGACGGTCGGGCACGATGTCTTGCGGCTGCCCCGTTGTCCCGCCTGCAAACCAAACCGTCCCCGGCACGAGGCGTGGGACAGCACCTCGCCGGCAAAAGAAAATGGAAACCATTGA
- a CDS encoding YcaO-like family protein: METIETVLKVRRSSSRPIPTSIEDSLRRAQRLVSDRTGIIQKVEFEELVCGEPNVFFARSHPANLKPISGKEALNNGDAASTDPDRAIMKAVGESIERYCSAQYEEEDLVLAPYQELGSPAVDPSDFALFSQSQYASPGFPFTAPGTQTPLCWARGYSLTHETPTFVPAAFVYVPYYYRAPDEPPVQDSISTGLACGPNLAASVYKAICEVIERDAFMIVWQNRLPRPRIDLESVHDPFVHQLLQALDGIPVTCNAFVLTLDIAVPVIVVMLQSTEGQVPHTVMGLGTCLNPNKALVLALEEALLTYIGMSRYARNNPEFQPDPDYSNVDKPTLHALAHALRPELRTAMDFLMTWPDKIPIQNLTNHFQPDMSANVQFLVKQLKNPTSIPWCWT, from the coding sequence ATGGAAACCATTGAAACCGTGCTGAAGGTGCGGCGCTCATCGTCCCGGCCCATCCCGACGTCTATAGAGGATAGCTTGAGGCGGGCCCAACGCCTGGTCAGCGACCGCACCGGGATCATTCAAAAAGTCGAATTCGAGGAACTGGTGTGTGGCGAGCCCAATGTGTTTTTCGCACGCAGTCATCCCGCCAACCTCAAGCCCATCAGCGGCAAGGAAGCATTGAACAACGGCGACGCCGCATCCACCGATCCCGACCGAGCCATCATGAAAGCCGTGGGCGAAAGCATCGAACGGTATTGTAGCGCACAATACGAGGAAGAGGACCTTGTACTGGCTCCTTACCAGGAGTTGGGCAGTCCCGCTGTGGACCCTTCGGATTTTGCCCTGTTCAGCCAATCCCAATATGCTTCGCCGGGGTTCCCCTTCACCGCTCCGGGCACCCAGACACCCTTATGTTGGGCCAGGGGATATTCGCTGACTCACGAAACCCCCACTTTCGTCCCCGCGGCGTTCGTGTACGTTCCATATTATTACCGGGCTCCGGACGAACCCCCCGTTCAGGATTCCATTTCCACCGGGCTGGCCTGCGGACCCAACCTTGCCGCGAGCGTGTACAAGGCCATCTGTGAGGTGATCGAACGCGACGCGTTCATGATCGTCTGGCAAAACCGCCTGCCGCGACCGCGCATCGATCTCGAATCCGTGCACGATCCGTTCGTCCATCAATTGTTGCAGGCATTGGACGGCATCCCCGTTACCTGCAACGCCTTCGTGCTGACCCTGGATATTGCGGTGCCGGTCATCGTGGTCATGCTGCAAAGCACGGAGGGCCAGGTGCCGCACACCGTCATGGGACTCGGCACCTGCCTCAATCCAAACAAAGCTCTGGTACTGGCACTGGAAGAAGCGTTGCTGACCTATATCGGGATGAGCCGGTATGCGCGGAACAACCCGGAATTCCAACCCGATCCCGATTACAGTAACGTGGACAAGCCCACCCTGCACGCCCTGGCCCATGCCCTGCGTCCGGAACTTCGGACCGCCATGGATTTCCTGATGACGTGGCCGGATAAAATTCCGATCCAGAACCTGACGAACCACTTTCAACCGGATATGTCCGCGAACGTGCAGTTCCTTGTGAAACAACTAAAAAATCCAACCTCGATACCGTGGTGCTGGACCTGA
- a CDS encoding SagB/ThcOx family dehydrogenase yields the protein MADILKPVIALGPRKDPEKVSLSELYNENTKLHPDLLAGMIPSSFSRTELVAMTHGYKQYSHVKKVKLIPKEELGTSDRPFDETIATRRSIRDFGETPLSLLELSKVLHQSYGITGQMPIPGGGVQTLRSAPSGGGLYPAEIYLAVRRVESVEPGIYHYNVPRHELELLVPGDPTDAAYEACCNQEHVRRAGVVVMISGVFQRTKRKYGERGYRYVLLDVGHLGQNIYLSCHNMGLAVMTTCGFFDDIANDLLRLDGVDETMLYVAFFGKRK from the coding sequence ATGGCCGACATCCTCAAACCCGTCATTGCACTCGGACCTCGGAAAGACCCGGAAAAGGTTTCCTTGTCCGAACTGTATAACGAAAACACCAAACTGCATCCGGATCTGCTGGCCGGCATGATCCCCAGTTCGTTTTCCCGTACCGAACTGGTTGCCATGACGCACGGCTACAAACAGTATTCGCACGTAAAAAAAGTGAAGCTGATACCGAAGGAGGAATTGGGCACCAGCGACCGACCGTTCGATGAGACGATCGCCACACGCCGTTCCATCCGCGATTTCGGGGAAACTCCCCTGAGCCTGCTGGAGCTGTCCAAGGTCCTGCACCAGAGTTACGGCATCACGGGACAGATGCCCATTCCCGGTGGCGGTGTCCAGACCTTGCGCTCCGCCCCTTCCGGTGGCGGCCTCTATCCCGCGGAAATTTACCTGGCGGTGAGGCGGGTGGAATCCGTCGAGCCCGGAATCTATCATTACAACGTGCCACGGCACGAACTCGAACTGCTGGTTCCCGGCGACCCCACCGACGCCGCGTACGAAGCCTGCTGCAACCAGGAGCACGTGCGTCGCGCGGGGGTGGTGGTGATGATCTCCGGGGTGTTCCAGCGCACCAAGCGCAAGTACGGCGAGCGGGGCTACCGCTACGTCCTGCTCGATGTCGGGCATCTGGGACAGAACATTTACCTGTCCTGCCACAACATGGGGCTCGCCGTCATGACCACCTGCGGGTTCTTCGATGACATCGCCAACGACCTGCTCCGCCTCGACGGCGTGGACGAGACCATGCTCTACGTGGCCTTCTTCGGCAAACGCAAATGA
- a CDS encoding response regulator, whose amino-acid sequence MPISPAVRPTILVVDDSPENLNLMVELLKDDYNVRVAPNGEKGLALAQSDHPPDLILLDIMMPGIDGYEVCRRLKAHAVSKKIPVIFLTALNEVQDEAKGFEVGGVDYVTKPVSVPIVQARVRTHLNLYDQTRHLESLVRQKTLELENTQDVTIAGLATLAEYRDNETGGHILRTKSYVRLLAQNLKGLSRFRGELDDEVIDLLYKSAPLHDIGKVGVQDRILCKPGKLTHEEIVEMDRHVVFGRDAILEAEKLLGRSGDQYSFLRFAREIAYSHHERWDGCGYPEKMKGDAIPLSARLMALADVYDALISKRVYKPPYSHKQAVDLIVKGKGTQFDPDIVDTFVQLQQEFFNIAMKLVDHEEERVTLPKEAVRLL is encoded by the coding sequence ATGCCGATTTCCCCTGCTGTCCGCCCCACCATTCTGGTGGTGGATGATTCGCCAGAAAACCTGAATCTCATGGTGGAGTTATTAAAGGACGATTACAACGTTCGTGTTGCACCCAATGGGGAAAAGGGACTGGCCCTGGCGCAGTCGGATCACCCGCCGGACCTGATCCTGCTCGACATCATGATGCCGGGCATCGATGGCTATGAGGTGTGCCGCCGATTGAAGGCACACGCGGTTTCCAAAAAAATTCCTGTTATTTTTTTAACCGCACTGAACGAGGTTCAGGATGAGGCCAAGGGATTTGAGGTCGGGGGTGTGGATTACGTCACCAAGCCGGTCAGCGTTCCCATCGTTCAGGCCCGCGTCCGTACTCATCTTAATCTGTACGATCAAACCCGGCACCTGGAAAGCCTGGTACGACAAAAGACTCTGGAACTGGAGAACACGCAGGATGTCACCATCGCCGGGCTGGCCACTTTGGCGGAGTACCGCGACAATGAAACCGGGGGACACATCCTGCGCACAAAAAGCTATGTTCGCCTGCTGGCGCAGAACCTGAAGGGCTTATCCAGGTTTCGCGGAGAGCTGGACGACGAGGTCATCGATCTCCTGTACAAATCCGCACCCCTGCATGACATTGGCAAGGTGGGTGTGCAGGACAGAATTTTGTGTAAACCCGGCAAGTTGACGCATGAAGAAATTGTGGAGATGGACCGGCATGTCGTTTTTGGAAGGGACGCCATCCTCGAAGCGGAAAAGCTCTTGGGTCGGTCCGGGGATCAGTATTCTTTCCTAAGGTTTGCCCGTGAAATTGCTTATTCTCACCATGAGCGCTGGGATGGTTGCGGTTATCCGGAAAAAATGAAGGGCGATGCAATTCCTCTTTCTGCAAGGCTGATGGCTCTGGCCGATGTCTATGACGCTTTGATCAGCAAGCGGGTTTACAAACCCCCTTATTCCCACAAGCAGGCAGTGGATTTAATCGTTAAAGGAAAGGGGACGCAGTTCGATCCGGATATAGTTGATACCTTTGTTCAATTGCAGCAGGAGTTTTTCAATATTGCAATGAAACTGGTTGACCATGAAGAGGAGCGAGTCACCCTTCCAAAGGAAGCCGTGCGATTACTATAA
- a CDS encoding zinc-dependent metalloprotease family protein → MGPFLGLSRIVLVLALTTLIGCTTTRIEYDRMTGTQYPQPVTVSGDDVNLTTIYWQGERVVTVDENTTNIAPLTGPANPLDPDQYDYINPAELETVEAANRRDPIGPVSFNCGLWNAFTCTRYHLYGIVVNHYREGNCGIACRNQGMLGLMYAGAGGATNDRSAFVSFWKNSIVNSDNGKYLRSTAHEVGHAFNLNHCDGDGSTTIMNSTGTVGNTYNYQFSASSLDHLQNHNDNEVWPGVSPRDYACPHVH, encoded by the coding sequence ATGGGTCCTTTTCTCGGCTTATCCCGGATAGTTTTAGTGCTTGCTTTAACTACCCTCATTGGTTGTACCACCACGCGTATCGAGTACGATCGAATGACGGGTACCCAGTATCCACAGCCGGTAACCGTGTCTGGGGACGATGTGAATTTGACGACCATCTACTGGCAGGGCGAGCGGGTGGTTACCGTTGATGAAAATACCACCAATATTGCACCTCTGACGGGACCGGCCAATCCGCTGGACCCGGATCAGTATGATTACATCAATCCGGCGGAGCTGGAGACAGTTGAAGCCGCGAACAGAAGAGACCCGATCGGTCCCGTGAGCTTCAACTGCGGGTTGTGGAATGCCTTCACCTGTACACGATATCATCTCTATGGAATTGTCGTTAATCACTATCGGGAAGGCAATTGTGGCATCGCCTGCCGAAATCAAGGCATGTTAGGCCTGATGTATGCGGGGGCAGGTGGGGCAACAAACGACCGGTCGGCATTTGTCAGCTTTTGGAAAAACTCCATAGTGAATTCCGACAATGGCAAATACCTGCGTTCGACGGCCCATGAAGTCGGCCATGCCTTCAATCTCAATCATTGCGATGGGGACGGTTCGACGACCATCATGAACTCAACCGGGACCGTTGGTAATACTTATAATTACCAGTTCAGCGCCTCCAGTTTGGATCACCTGCAGAATCATAATGACAACGAAGTCTGGCCTGGTGTGAGTCCTCGCGACTACGCGTGCCCGCATGTTCACTAA